Proteins co-encoded in one Flavivirga eckloniae genomic window:
- the rsgA gene encoding ribosome small subunit-dependent GTPase A: MTGLVYKSTGSWYTVKTDLGHTYECRIKGKFRIKGIKSTNPIAVGDVVDFEIETSNNQETGIINNIHDRTNYIVRKSVNLSKQTHIIAANLDQVFLMITINNPPTLTSFIDRFLVTANAYSIKTVLLFNKIDVYDEETLLEVKYLAHIYRKIGYECIGVSAKTGKNIEKVKALMHDKVSMFSGHSGVGKSTLVNAIEPTLNIKTKEISTQHMQGQHTTTFAEMFDLSFGAKIIDTPGIKGFGVVDMDKEEVGDYFPEIFKLKQDCKFNNCLHVQEPKCAVKKALDNDEIAFSRYRSYMQIIEGEDEHYRTDNWDNS; encoded by the coding sequence ATGACAGGACTCGTTTATAAATCTACAGGAAGTTGGTATACCGTTAAAACCGATTTAGGCCATACTTACGAATGCCGCATAAAAGGAAAATTCCGTATAAAGGGTATTAAGAGTACAAACCCAATAGCGGTAGGTGATGTTGTAGATTTTGAGATTGAAACCTCTAATAATCAAGAAACCGGCATTATAAATAATATTCACGACAGAACCAATTATATTGTTAGAAAATCGGTTAACCTATCCAAACAAACACATATCATAGCTGCTAATCTAGATCAGGTTTTTTTAATGATTACGATTAATAACCCGCCTACATTAACCAGTTTTATTGATCGGTTTTTGGTAACAGCTAACGCATATTCCATTAAAACGGTGTTGTTGTTTAACAAAATTGATGTGTACGACGAGGAAACACTTTTAGAAGTAAAGTATTTAGCGCATATATACAGGAAAATAGGATACGAATGCATAGGTGTTTCTGCTAAAACAGGAAAAAACATAGAGAAAGTAAAGGCGTTAATGCACGATAAGGTTAGTATGTTTTCGGGACATTCTGGGGTAGGTAAATCAACTCTGGTAAATGCTATAGAACCAACTTTAAATATTAAGACAAAAGAAATTTCTACACAACATATGCAAGGACAACATACCACAACCTTTGCAGAAATGTTCGATTTAAGTTTCGGAGCAAAAATTATTGATACACCGGGTATAAAAGGTTTTGGAGTAGTCGATATGGATAAGGAAGAAGTAGGAGACTATTTCCCCGAAATATTTAAATTAAAGCAAGACTGTAAGTTTAATAATTGTCTGCACGTGCAAGAGCCGAAATGCGCTGTTAAAAAAGCACTGGATAATGATGAAATAGCGTTTTCGCGTTACAGAAGTTATATGCAAATAATTGAAGGGGAAGACGAACATTATAGAACTGATAATTGGGATAATTCGTGA
- the dtd gene encoding D-aminoacyl-tRNA deacylase: MKVVIQRVSEASVTIEGENVASISSGLLILLGIINEDTAEDIKWLTNKIVNLRIFGDENNVMNKSLLDVNGEAIVVSQFTLHAATKKGNRPSYIKAAKPDIAVPLYNSFVQQMESGLGKKVQTGQFGADMKVALLNDGPVTIIIDSKNKE; this comes from the coding sequence ATGAAAGTAGTTATTCAAAGAGTTTCAGAAGCAAGTGTAACTATCGAAGGAGAGAACGTGGCATCTATTTCGAGCGGGCTTTTAATTCTTTTAGGTATAATTAATGAGGATACAGCAGAAGATATTAAATGGCTAACCAATAAAATTGTAAACCTTCGCATTTTTGGAGACGAAAATAATGTTATGAATAAATCCCTGTTAGATGTTAATGGCGAAGCTATAGTGGTAAGCCAATTTACATTGCATGCCGCTACAAAAAAAGGAAACAGACCAAGTTATATTAAAGCAGCAAAACCAGATATTGCAGTGCCGCTTTATAACAGTTTTGTACAACAAATGGAAAGTGGTTTGGGTAAAAAAGTACAAACCGGACAATTTGGAGCCGATATGAAAGTGGCATTGCTTAACGACGGTCCGGTAACTATAATAATCGATTCTAAAAACAAAGAATAA
- a CDS encoding metal-dependent hydrolase, with amino-acid sequence MASVFGHSVVGFTLAKIIDEHNSKWLIALAILSTILPDLDVVGFKMGIPYSHPLGHRGFTHSILFSMVWAFVLMITLGRKHKLIWFCVIFLSTLSHGILDAMTSGGMGVGFFIPFNNDRFFFPFRSIQVSPIGVKEFFTEWGVKVLFSEFKYVYIPSFFILVVRFLIYRLKGVFYDKN; translated from the coding sequence ATGGCATCTGTATTTGGGCATAGTGTAGTCGGTTTTACATTAGCCAAAATTATAGATGAGCACAATTCAAAATGGCTAATAGCATTAGCAATACTATCAACAATACTTCCAGATTTAGATGTTGTAGGCTTTAAAATGGGTATTCCATATTCACATCCTTTGGGGCATCGTGGTTTTACACATTCCATATTATTTTCAATGGTATGGGCTTTTGTTTTAATGATTACCCTAGGTAGAAAGCATAAACTTATTTGGTTTTGCGTTATTTTTTTGTCAACGCTCTCACATGGTATTTTAGATGCCATGACGTCTGGAGGTATGGGTGTTGGTTTTTTTATTCCGTTTAATAATGATCGTTTTTTCTTCCCGTTTAGAAGTATTCAGGTATCACCAATAGGTGTAAAGGAATTTTTTACAGAATGGGGTGTGAAAGTATTGTTTAGTGAATTTAAATATGTTTATATTCCATCTTTTTTTATATTAGTTGTAAGATTTTTAATTTATCGATTAAAGGGTGTTTTTTACGACAAAAACTGA
- a CDS encoding DUF3857 domain-containing protein produces the protein MIVKKIMSALILLISLSVTSQENLYTSYTIPANLKEKANAVIRSNDVHISLRSSREMHVKEKRIITVLNKKGDRDVRAYLYYDNNLKIKNLEVLVFNNYGKEIKKIRKNDFKDVSVVDGITLYSDSRKKYLEYTPIEYPYTIEFTCEVISNNTAFIQPFIPANGYFLSVEKSTYTIDFPENITIRTKEKNFETLDLVKEELAGKMTYEVKNIEAVKPEAYSPAAVNMSPKVLVASEQFTLEGVPTQVENWNDFGKWMYHDLIKDTYDLPAGTVSMIQNLVKDEPDDVAKAKKIYQYVQDKTRYISVQVGIGGWKPFNASEVDKLGYGDCKALTNYTMSLLKAVGIKSNYSVVYAGRSQRSLEKDFAAMQGNHVILNIPQESNEDIWLECTSQKVPFGFIGHFTDDRDVLVITPEGGTIQHTKKYNTEESVQQITGSYTISNEGAINANVNISSKGIQYDDKYWLESKAERDLDKHYKKRWGYINTIKINSMNITNNKEAIEFVEDVSFQATNYSKKIGNRMLLTLNALNRNTDIPDRYRNRKHPLKIKRGFTDIDEVEIKLPQDYKVESKPNNKTIENKFGSYKAEVTVKDENILIYKREFIVKDGQFPKEDYEAFRNFYKEVNKQDNAKVALIKK, from the coding sequence ATGATTGTAAAAAAAATAATGAGTGCTCTCATTTTGCTCATTAGTCTCTCTGTTACCTCACAAGAAAACCTATATACAAGCTATACAATTCCAGCAAACCTTAAAGAAAAAGCAAATGCAGTGATTCGATCTAACGATGTCCATATTTCGTTAAGGTCGTCGAGAGAAATGCATGTTAAGGAAAAAAGAATTATTACCGTATTAAATAAAAAAGGTGATAGAGATGTTAGGGCTTACTTGTATTACGATAATAATCTGAAGATAAAAAACTTAGAGGTTTTGGTTTTTAATAATTATGGTAAAGAAATTAAAAAAATAAGGAAAAACGATTTTAAAGATGTTAGCGTTGTTGATGGTATTACACTATATTCAGATTCAAGAAAAAAATATTTAGAGTATACCCCAATTGAGTATCCTTATACAATAGAATTCACCTGTGAGGTTATAAGTAATAATACGGCATTTATTCAACCCTTTATACCAGCTAACGGATATTTTTTAAGTGTTGAGAAAAGCACTTATACTATTGATTTTCCAGAAAATATAACCATTAGAACTAAAGAGAAGAACTTTGAAACTTTAGATTTAGTAAAGGAAGAGCTTGCTGGAAAAATGACTTATGAAGTTAAAAATATTGAAGCTGTTAAGCCCGAAGCGTATAGTCCAGCAGCTGTTAATATGTCTCCTAAAGTATTAGTCGCTTCAGAACAATTTACATTAGAAGGAGTACCTACGCAAGTAGAAAATTGGAATGATTTTGGGAAATGGATGTATCACGATTTGATAAAAGATACATACGATTTGCCGGCAGGTACTGTTAGTATGATTCAGAATTTGGTAAAGGATGAACCAGATGATGTTGCAAAAGCAAAGAAAATATATCAATATGTACAAGATAAAACGCGCTATATAAGTGTTCAAGTTGGTATTGGCGGTTGGAAACCTTTTAATGCATCAGAGGTTGATAAATTAGGCTATGGAGATTGTAAAGCCTTAACAAATTATACTATGTCACTTTTAAAAGCTGTGGGAATTAAATCTAATTATTCAGTTGTATATGCAGGGCGTTCTCAGAGGAGTTTAGAGAAGGATTTTGCTGCAATGCAAGGAAATCATGTTATTCTTAATATTCCTCAGGAGAGTAATGAAGATATATGGTTGGAATGTACAAGCCAAAAAGTGCCTTTTGGTTTTATAGGTCATTTTACAGATGATAGGGACGTATTGGTAATAACACCAGAAGGAGGTACAATACAGCATACAAAAAAGTATAATACAGAAGAAAGTGTTCAGCAGATAACAGGTAGTTACACTATTTCGAATGAAGGCGCTATTAATGCTAATGTGAATATAAGCTCAAAAGGAATACAATACGATGATAAGTATTGGTTAGAGTCCAAAGCAGAAAGAGATCTTGATAAGCATTACAAAAAAAGATGGGGATACATCAATACTATTAAAATTAATAGTATGAACATTACAAACAATAAAGAAGCGATCGAGTTTGTTGAGGATGTAAGTTTCCAGGCAACCAATTATTCCAAAAAAATAGGAAATAGAATGTTGCTTACACTTAATGCTTTAAACAGAAATACAGATATACCAGATCGATATAGAAATAGAAAGCACCCTCTTAAAATTAAGAGAGGTTTTACAGATATCGATGAAGTTGAAATAAAACTGCCTCAAGATTATAAAGTAGAATCCAAACCAAATAATAAAACTATCGAAAACAAGTTTGGGAGCTATAAGGCAGAAGTAACTGTTAAGGATGAAAATATACTTATTTACAAACGAGAGTTTATAGTAAAAGATGGTCAATTCCCCAAAGAAGATTATGAAGCATTCAGAAATTTTTATAAAGAAGTTAACAAACAAGACAACGCTAAGGTTGCCCTAATCAAAAAGTAA
- a CDS encoding DUF3857 domain-containing protein has translation MRITLVLFSLCFTLTAFAQNYKFGKVSEEELEEKFNPLDSSASATYLYKYRKTYFRYDQSEGFKLITEIQERLKIYNKDGFDYATKKVRLHKSGGNEELIVGNIKAYTYNLLEGKIEDTKLTKDGVFKSEYNKYLNETKFTMPNIKEGCVVEFRYTIESPFYYYVDDFNFQYAIPVKKLEAIFEAPEYYNFKVSTRGYLSVVPKTETKRDKITFRSKTRSGDGGINTVTRTTFHSSDLEFTKHISTYSFTDVPALADEPYVNSINNYRAAAKYELSYRKLPRSTIKYFSTTWEDVAKTIYENPSFGTELDKTGYYEEEVDAIIGTVSDPMMRMGLIFDFVKSKVKWNGYHGIYTNDGVRRAFKNQTGNVAEINLMLTSMLKYAGLNAYPVLVSTRKNGVPLFPTREGYNYVISYVKMGDGYILLDATNKYGAPNILPYKTLNWQGRVIAEKGGSALVDLYPKEKSKNTISLMVKLNEDGSIDGRCRSIKTKHGALSYREKYNGADEEAFIEKLENKHGGLEISEFKVVNNLDLSKPVVESFKFIKESQADIIGDKIYFSPMFFLKTDENPFKLEKREFPIDFGYPSTTRYQIIINLPEGYKVESVPEPIAMSLPDNLGIFKFKTSVNASTLRLLVDTEINEPIISALYYETIKEYFKKFIEKENEQVVLTKV, from the coding sequence ATGAGAATCACATTAGTTTTATTTAGTTTATGCTTTACGTTAACAGCATTTGCGCAGAATTACAAATTCGGAAAAGTCTCTGAAGAAGAGCTGGAAGAAAAGTTTAATCCGTTAGATTCGTCTGCAAGTGCAACATATTTATATAAGTATAGAAAAACCTATTTTAGGTACGATCAATCTGAAGGGTTTAAGCTGATAACAGAAATTCAAGAACGCTTAAAAATATATAACAAAGACGGGTTCGATTATGCTACCAAAAAAGTAAGATTACACAAGAGCGGTGGTAATGAAGAATTAATAGTAGGGAATATAAAAGCCTATACTTATAATTTATTGGAAGGGAAAATAGAAGACACCAAGTTGACTAAAGACGGTGTTTTTAAATCGGAGTACAATAAATATCTAAACGAAACAAAGTTTACCATGCCTAATATAAAAGAAGGTTGTGTGGTAGAGTTTAGGTATACCATAGAATCTCCCTTTTATTATTACGTAGACGATTTCAATTTTCAGTATGCCATTCCAGTAAAAAAATTAGAGGCAATATTTGAAGCTCCCGAATATTATAATTTCAAGGTAAGTACCAGAGGTTATTTAAGCGTGGTTCCTAAAACAGAAACCAAAAGAGACAAAATTACTTTTAGAAGCAAGACGAGATCTGGAGACGGTGGGATTAACACTGTTACAAGAACAACATTCCATTCATCAGATCTGGAGTTTACTAAGCATATATCTACATATAGTTTTACAGATGTACCTGCTCTAGCCGATGAGCCTTATGTAAATAGTATAAATAATTATAGAGCAGCCGCTAAGTATGAATTGTCTTATAGAAAACTTCCGCGATCTACAATTAAGTATTTTTCAACAACTTGGGAAGACGTAGCAAAGACTATTTATGAAAATCCATCTTTTGGGACAGAGTTAGATAAGACCGGGTATTATGAAGAAGAGGTCGATGCAATTATAGGAACAGTATCAGATCCAATGATGCGTATGGGTTTAATTTTCGATTTTGTAAAGTCGAAAGTAAAATGGAATGGTTACCATGGAATCTATACCAACGATGGTGTTAGAAGAGCATTTAAAAATCAAACAGGGAATGTTGCAGAAATAAACCTAATGCTAACCTCTATGTTAAAGTATGCGGGTTTAAACGCCTATCCTGTTTTGGTAAGTACAAGGAAAAATGGTGTGCCTTTATTTCCAACAAGAGAAGGATATAATTATGTTATTAGTTATGTTAAGATGGGAGATGGGTATATTTTGCTAGACGCAACTAATAAATATGGTGCGCCCAATATATTGCCATATAAAACATTAAATTGGCAAGGGCGTGTTATAGCAGAAAAAGGTGGTTCTGCTTTGGTGGATTTGTACCCAAAGGAGAAATCAAAAAACACCATTTCCCTAATGGTTAAATTAAATGAAGATGGTAGTATTGATGGCAGGTGCAGATCTATAAAAACAAAACATGGGGCTTTATCGTATAGAGAAAAATATAATGGCGCAGATGAAGAGGCCTTTATTGAGAAATTAGAAAACAAACATGGTGGTTTAGAAATTTCAGAATTTAAAGTAGTAAACAATTTAGATTTGTCTAAACCAGTAGTGGAATCGTTTAAATTTATAAAAGAAAGTCAGGCAGATATTATTGGCGATAAAATATACTTTTCTCCAATGTTCTTTTTAAAGACAGACGAAAACCCATTTAAATTAGAAAAAAGAGAATTCCCTATAGATTTTGGTTATCCATCTACTACAAGATATCAAATTATAATAAATTTGCCTGAAGGATATAAAGTAGAATCGGTTCCAGAACCAATAGCGATGTCATTGCCAGATAATTTGGGGATATTTAAGTTTAAAACATCGGTTAATGCATCAACTTTGCGGTTATTGGTCGATACAGAAATTAACGAACCTATTATTTCCGCTTTATATTATGAAACCATAAAAGAGTATTTTAAGAAATTTATCGAAAAAGAAAACGAACAAGTCGTATTAACTAAAGTATAG
- a CDS encoding nucleotide pyrophosphohydrolase — protein sequence MDIKNAQKIVDDWINEHGVRYFNELTNMAQLTEEVGEVARIIARRYGEQSEKESDKNKDLGEELADVLFVVLCLANQTGVDLQKAFDKRMDKKAKRDHDRHHNNEKLK from the coding sequence ATGGATATAAAAAACGCACAAAAAATAGTTGATGATTGGATAAATGAACACGGTGTACGCTATTTTAACGAGCTTACCAACATGGCTCAACTTACTGAAGAAGTTGGTGAAGTAGCTCGAATAATAGCGAGGCGTTACGGGGAACAAAGCGAAAAGGAAAGCGATAAAAATAAAGACCTTGGAGAAGAGTTGGCAGATGTTTTATTTGTAGTGTTATGCTTGGCCAACCAAACAGGTGTCGATTTACAAAAGGCATTCGATAAAAGAATGGATAAGAAAGCAAAACGAGATCATGATAGACACCATAATAATGAAAAATTAAAGTAA
- a CDS encoding 3-phosphoshikimate 1-carboxyvinyltransferase — MQITLQKSSVAKQSSIQITGSKSESNRLLLLKALYPEISLENVSNSDDSNLMTNALTTGSDLVDIHHAGTAMRFLTAYFSVQEGREVTLTGSKRMKERPIEVLVKALQELGADISYVENEGFPPIKIKGKKLTKHKVSLKANVSSQYISALLLIASKLENGLELTLEGEITSVPYIKMTLSLLDEIGVSSSFEGNIITVKPKNNSEQSKTLTVESDWSSASYYFSIAAISEVGTEITLSSYKENSLQGDSVLVDIYKHFGVRAVFNDNSVTLKKVSSNLEPLNLDLKNAPDIAQTIAVTCFALGIPCDLTGLHTLKIKETDRLVALKNEIEKLGGSVDITEKSLHLSASTTINELVSIETYHDHRMAMAFAPLALKTAIIIEDAGVVSKSYPTFWDDLKSIGFKITE; from the coding sequence ATGCAAATTACACTTCAAAAATCTTCAGTAGCTAAACAGTCGTCAATTCAAATTACAGGATCTAAAAGTGAATCCAATAGGTTATTGCTTTTAAAAGCACTGTACCCAGAAATTAGCCTCGAAAATGTGTCTAATTCAGATGATAGTAATTTGATGACTAATGCGCTAACAACCGGTTCAGATTTAGTCGATATTCATCACGCAGGAACAGCCATGCGTTTTTTAACGGCATATTTTTCTGTTCAAGAAGGAAGAGAAGTAACGCTTACAGGTTCTAAGCGTATGAAAGAACGTCCTATTGAAGTTTTGGTTAAAGCACTTCAAGAACTAGGAGCGGATATTAGCTATGTTGAAAATGAAGGGTTCCCTCCAATAAAAATAAAAGGGAAAAAACTAACCAAGCATAAAGTATCATTAAAAGCAAATGTAAGCAGTCAGTACATTTCGGCCTTATTGCTTATAGCGTCCAAGCTTGAAAACGGATTAGAGCTAACATTAGAAGGTGAAATAACCTCGGTGCCCTATATAAAAATGACTCTTAGTTTGCTGGATGAAATTGGAGTGTCATCTTCATTTGAAGGAAACATTATTACTGTAAAACCAAAAAACAATAGCGAGCAGTCAAAAACATTAACTGTAGAATCAGATTGGTCATCAGCATCCTATTATTTTAGTATAGCTGCTATTAGCGAGGTTGGAACAGAAATAACACTATCCTCGTACAAGGAGAACTCACTACAAGGCGATTCTGTTTTAGTAGACATTTATAAACATTTTGGTGTAAGAGCCGTTTTTAATGATAATAGCGTTACCTTAAAAAAAGTTTCTTCTAATTTAGAGCCATTAAACTTAGATTTAAAAAATGCACCCGATATTGCGCAGACCATTGCGGTAACATGTTTCGCTTTAGGAATACCATGTGATTTAACCGGACTTCATACACTTAAAATTAAAGAAACCGATAGGTTGGTCGCTTTAAAAAATGAAATAGAAAAGTTGGGTGGTAGCGTAGATATTACTGAGAAATCGTTGCATTTGTCGGCATCTACTACCATTAACGAGTTGGTGTCAATCGAAACGTATCACGATCATAGAATGGCCATGGCATTTGCACCTTTAGCACTCAAAACCGCCATAATAATTGAAGATGCTGGGGTGGTTTCAAAATCGTATCCAACGTTTTGGGATGACTTAAAATCTATCGGATTTAAAATAACTGAATAA
- the queA gene encoding tRNA preQ1(34) S-adenosylmethionine ribosyltransferase-isomerase QueA, translating to MKLSHFGFNLPNELLAEHPAENRDESRLMVLNRKEQTIEHRMFKDLIDYFEEDDVLILNNTKVFPARLYGNKEKTGARIEVFLLRELNEEQRLWDVLVDPARKIRIGNKLYFGDDDTLVAEVIDNTTSRGRTLRFLYDGSYSEFRRKLTELGETPLPKYIKRDVEPEDEERYQTIYAKNEGAVAAPTAGLHFSKHLLKRLEIKGIDFAEVTLHVGLGTFNPVEVEDLSKHKMDSEELKINETAVNIVNKGIDNKRRVCAVGTTAMRAIESSVSSNGRLNEIDGWTNKFIFPPYDFSIANCMITNFHTPKSTLLMMVSAFAGHDFIKKAYEEAVKEKYKFYSYGDAMLIL from the coding sequence ATGAAATTATCACATTTTGGCTTCAATTTACCTAATGAATTATTAGCAGAACACCCTGCAGAAAACAGAGATGAATCTCGCTTAATGGTTTTAAATAGAAAAGAACAAACCATTGAACACAGAATGTTTAAAGATTTAATAGATTATTTTGAAGAAGATGATGTTTTAATTCTTAACAATACCAAAGTTTTCCCTGCAAGATTATATGGTAATAAGGAAAAAACAGGAGCAAGAATAGAAGTATTTTTGTTAAGAGAGCTAAATGAAGAACAACGTCTTTGGGATGTTTTGGTAGATCCAGCTCGTAAAATAAGAATTGGTAACAAATTGTACTTTGGTGACGATGATACGCTGGTAGCAGAAGTTATAGATAATACAACATCGAGAGGGCGTACATTACGTTTTTTATATGACGGATCGTATTCTGAGTTTAGAAGAAAACTAACAGAACTTGGAGAAACACCTCTTCCAAAATATATAAAAAGAGATGTAGAACCAGAAGACGAAGAGCGTTACCAAACTATATACGCAAAAAATGAAGGTGCTGTAGCTGCTCCAACAGCTGGGCTTCACTTTTCTAAGCACTTATTGAAAAGATTGGAAATTAAAGGTATTGACTTTGCTGAGGTGACTTTACATGTTGGTTTAGGAACATTCAACCCAGTTGAGGTTGAAGATTTATCTAAACACAAGATGGATAGCGAGGAGTTGAAAATTAATGAAACCGCAGTAAACATTGTAAATAAGGGTATAGACAATAAAAGACGTGTTTGTGCCGTAGGTACAACCGCTATGCGTGCCATAGAAAGTTCTGTATCATCTAATGGTAGATTAAATGAAATTGACGGATGGACAAATAAATTCATCTTCCCGCCATACGATTTTAGTATCGCCAACTGTATGATTACTAATTTCCATACACCTAAGTCAACATTATTAATGATGGTTTCTGCCTTTGCAGGACACGATTTTATAAAGAAAGCATACGAAGAAGCTGTAAAAGAAAAATACAAATTTTACAGTTATGGCGATGCCATGTTAATTCTTTAA
- the rlmN gene encoding 23S rRNA (adenine(2503)-C(2))-methyltransferase RlmN translates to MATGKKDIRSLTKDDLRAFFVQQGDKAFRGNQVYEWLWQKSAHTFKDMTNVSKETRQMLEDHFVINHIEVDTMQRSKDGTVKNAVRLHDGLIVESVLIPTATRTTACVSSQVGCSLDCKFCATARLKRMRNLNPDEIYDQVVAIDKESRLYHNRPLSNIVFMGMGEPLMNYNNVIKAIDKITSSEGLGMSAKRITVSTSGIPKMIKKMADDEVKFNLAVSLHSAIDEVRTSIMPFNETFPLADLKEALEYWYVKTKRKISYEYVVWKGINDTQKDIDAFVKFCKYVPCKVNIIEYNPIDDGEFKQASNDALDNYINTLEKNRIVVNVRRSRGKDIDAACGQLANKN, encoded by the coding sequence ATGGCAACAGGCAAAAAAGATATCCGCTCATTAACCAAAGACGATCTAAGAGCGTTCTTTGTACAACAAGGTGATAAAGCATTTCGTGGTAATCAGGTATATGAATGGCTTTGGCAAAAATCAGCGCATACTTTTAAGGATATGACGAATGTTTCGAAAGAAACACGTCAAATGCTAGAAGACCATTTTGTTATTAATCATATTGAGGTAGATACCATGCAGCGCAGTAAGGACGGTACAGTAAAAAATGCTGTACGCTTACATGACGGATTAATAGTAGAATCGGTTTTAATACCAACGGCAACAAGAACTACCGCTTGTGTATCTAGTCAGGTGGGTTGTAGCTTAGATTGTAAGTTTTGTGCAACTGCAAGGTTAAAACGTATGCGTAACTTAAACCCTGACGAGATTTACGATCAGGTAGTTGCTATCGATAAAGAAAGTCGGTTATATCATAATCGTCCGTTAAGTAACATTGTATTTATGGGTATGGGAGAACCGCTTATGAATTATAATAACGTTATTAAGGCTATCGATAAGATTACATCATCAGAAGGATTGGGTATGTCTGCAAAACGAATTACCGTTTCAACATCCGGTATCCCAAAAATGATTAAAAAAATGGCAGATGATGAAGTGAAGTTCAACTTAGCCGTGTCTTTGCACTCTGCCATCGATGAAGTTCGCACGTCCATTATGCCTTTTAACGAAACCTTTCCTTTAGCAGATTTAAAAGAAGCATTAGAATATTGGTATGTTAAAACCAAACGTAAAATTAGTTACGAGTATGTGGTTTGGAAAGGGATTAACGACACACAAAAAGATATTGATGCCTTTGTGAAATTCTGTAAATATGTACCCTGTAAAGTAAACATAATTGAATACAACCCTATTGATGATGGTGAATTTAAGCAGGCAAGTAATGATGCTTTAGACAACTACATCAATACACTCGAAAAAAATAGAATAGTTGTAAATGTTCGCCGTAGCAGAGGAAAAGATATTGATGCGGCTTGCGGACAGTTGGCAAATAAAAATTAA
- a CDS encoding T9SS type A sorting domain-containing protein encodes MRDINFLSVLLFFTSFTFGQILISEDFEGGLALPSGWVNNEITSTGNIWDFDTGGFAPYLGDLNTTFYTEGGFSGNYTILNSDAYGGGPEETALESPAFDCTGLTNIKLTFNHLFVSGYGGEAHVEVFNGTSWIEIVSYSEANVTANTYIAGQVILDVTTELQDVTNAQVRFRWVGDFSYYWGIDNIAVQQPTIPAPNPVTTPNPSDGATNITLALDNDYNGDLVIDANDAAYTFTWENTITGELPSGYVFYLGTSNPPTALADVSNTSFTIFGLEYSTTYYWAAVAYNITGGATGTSIWSFTTEADPLLSLDDNTLKTTRVFPNPVKDILNIESTETIDNVLISNQLGQLVMAIKPDNITNKSIDLSALNKGIYFVMFKSEEKSTTFKVIKK; translated from the coding sequence ATGAGGGACATTAATTTTTTATCAGTTTTACTATTTTTTACATCGTTTACTTTTGGTCAAATTCTTATCTCAGAGGATTTCGAAGGTGGACTTGCACTTCCTAGCGGATGGGTTAATAATGAAATAACATCAACAGGAAACATTTGGGATTTTGATACCGGAGGATTTGCTCCATATCTTGGTGATCTTAACACTACTTTTTATACCGAAGGTGGTTTTTCTGGAAATTACACTATTCTTAATAGTGATGCTTATGGTGGAGGTCCGGAAGAGACAGCATTGGAAAGCCCCGCATTCGACTGTACTGGTTTAACAAACATTAAACTAACTTTTAACCATCTTTTTGTTAGTGGCTATGGCGGAGAGGCTCATGTAGAAGTTTTTAACGGTACGTCTTGGATTGAAATTGTATCATACTCTGAAGCCAATGTTACTGCAAACACCTATATAGCCGGGCAAGTTATTCTAGATGTCACGACCGAATTACAAGACGTTACCAATGCTCAAGTTCGATTTAGATGGGTAGGGGATTTTTCATATTATTGGGGAATTGACAACATTGCTGTTCAACAGCCAACAATACCTGCTCCAAATCCAGTAACAACTCCAAACCCAAGCGATGGCGCTACTAATATTACCTTGGCATTAGATAACGATTATAATGGCGATTTGGTTATTGATGCTAATGATGCTGCCTATACCTTTACATGGGAAAATACCATAACAGGAGAACTTCCTAGCGGTTATGTCTTTTATTTGGGAACTTCGAACCCTCCAACGGCATTAGCCGATGTAAGCAATACAAGTTTTACTATTTTTGGGTTAGAGTACTCGACTACCTATTATTGGGCTGCTGTTGCGTACAATATAACAGGTGGAGCTACAGGAACATCTATTTGGTCTTTTACTACAGAAGCAGACCCTTTACTTTCTCTGGACGACAACACGTTAAAAACCACAAGGGTTTTCCCGAATCCTGTTAAGGATATTTTAAATATTGAAAGCACAGAAACTATTGATAACGTATTAATATCAAACCAATTGGGGCAACTAGTCATGGCTATTAAACCAGACAATATTACTAACAAATCTATTGACTTGTCCGCCCTCAATAAAGGCATCTATTTTGTTATGTTTAAATCTGAAGAAAAATCGACTACCTTCAAAGTAATAAAGAAATAA